From Lewinellaceae bacterium:
TTATATCTAATAAGACAAGTAGAATTGCAAACCATGGTTGGAAAGCGCCATAGGAATATAACATGAACATTCCATAAACTTCCAAAAGTAGAACTATGAAGAAAAGTAAAGAATATGACAAAGTATATCTACTTGAGAATAATCCAGGATGAACAAATCCCCCTTCAGTCATTGGTTTTTTCTTTGTGTATAGATAGTACTCTTTCGTTTCTTTGGATGGTTCGAATTGCATCTTGGGTTGTGTTTGAGTTTTAGTATACTAGTTGTTCAAAACTCCAATAATACAAACTTTGAGTCAAAGTTTGACCTGATTTTAGTCTCTTAGGGCGCTTATCTTACTCATAGGTTTTAGATTAAGAGATCTGCTTATGGTATATCGAAAAGTATTATGAATAGTACGATTCATTACCTGCATAACATCAACATATTGTAATTATGTGAAAGTATGAAAGTGGATTCTGAAACAAAGAAACTTTGCACCCCACCAAAGGTAGTAGATCGGTATTTTTGATCACAGATCAATCTCAATCTCGTTATTACATATGTATTTTGTTGCCTTCCCCGAGAATGTTGCCTTCCCCGAGAAAGCATCGAGGCTGATTACTCACACAGTGGTGAAAGCGTCGTTCGGATCATGATTGAACTGGTATGGGAAAGAGGCATACCGCGAGCAATCCGTTTAGATAACGGTCCGGAGTTCCGGGGAAACACCTTTACCATTTGGTGTAAAGACCTGAATATAAACATCCTATTTATTCAGCAAGGTAAGCCAATGCAAAACGCTTATACCGAACGATTCAACTGATTATTCAGAGAAGATGTACTGGATCCCTACTTATTCGAAGATCTCGAACGGTTGCGCAAACTGTCCGAAGAATGGAGTGAATATTACAATTTGAATCATCCACATAGTAGACTGAATGGATTGTCACCATTGAATTACAAAAATCAAATAAATTTGAATCTGTCTATTTTAAACGTGTCCTAATTTCGGGAAGGCTACACCTCCACTGCGAATCCATAGGTAATCAAGATATGTTCTAGAGAAGATCAAATTAAAGCGGTACCACAATCAATATGTTCATCTAGAAGCGATATCGATAGATGAGTTTTAATTGATATTATTAAAACTCATCTTTTAATGCT
This genomic window contains:
- a CDS encoding transposase family protein, whose translation is MIELVWERGIPRAIRLDNGPEFRGNTFTIWCKDLNINILFIQQGKPMQNAYTERFN